The Malus domestica chromosome 08, GDT2T_hap1 genomic interval AAcatttctaacactaaatgaataatttAGAAATAATTTATATCAAATGTATCAAATgtaacaaaatatatgaaatgtAACATTtctaacattaaatgaataatttagaaataaaatttaattatcttgatatgtaaaatattttatttttgaaataattaattatgtttatTAAAACCAAGAGACCttgattaaaatttgaaaatgaataagatttCAATCAATGGAGTTGAAAAAAGagggatgaaaacctaatttctcattttcttaaattttgGCATGTTggacgagacaaaacttttcaatttttaataaaattaataaaaagtaaCGCAATTATCTACTTATCTTTAAATTGCAACAGCTAATAAACTTCAAAAGTTAAATCGCGACAGTTTAAATTACATATTCCAAAACTTTCTCTAAACTAGAGGGACAAGAATCATATAATTGATCGTAAATATTAATAAAGTTGGATTACAACGACAGTTGGTCAACTAATTTATAAGAACATTAGTGAGTGGTTAGTACACGACAACATGCCCACACATGGTTTTCAGAATGCTTACATGTTCTAATCATAAGTGACTACTAATATTAATCCAAGAATAATTGTCTTAATTAGGTATGGATTTACAAATACTTAATTCGAATATGACTCTGTGAAGCTATAGCTAGTTTGATATTAAACTCGCCGTTGGAGAAATGCAAACTCAAATACAACATGtatgaaaaaagaaattttGATGACCCTTTTCATGTATCATTTTATTGGCTAGCGAGTCCACCTGCTGTTGATATGATTTCAAAGGGGATACATTAAAATAATCATTCTTTTGGCAAGGATGAGCGTTTTATTCTTATTCGTTCGTATTTATTATGATCCCTAAATTAGATAGTATACTATAAATTTTATGCAATAATATTATAAGCGAAGGATTTGAGTTAAGTCAGTTATTATTAGTTATCGAATACGTCACTCATAAGAATATGGACGATGAGAGAATTAAGAATACCCATCCAAAAGACTAATCCAATCCATAATGATGTGCTGGAAAATAGAACATTTTTGTTCCCTAACCAACCCTCAAGAGAAGCAAATACAACAGGTACATTGATTAGTAAAATTAATGAAGTAGCAATTAATGCACAAAAAAGCCAATTGGAAAGTAATAGTCATGTTTCTAATCCTCCAATCTGCCAACAAAAGTAGAGCAGTATTTCCGGTCCTGTTTCTCTCCGAGTGAGAGTTTTCTCTCATTCTGAGAGTCTTTCTCACCTTCTGGTGTGAGTCTTCAAAAATCACGAAAACCCGGTGGCACCGACCCTAGCTAGGGGTGGGCATAAAAACTACAAAACCACATCGAaccgtatgaaaaaaaaatcgaaaaaaactaTGCTGACCGAAAAAGTCAACTTTGAGTCAAAAACCGAATCGGACCGTTCAAACCGATTTTGGTTTCGGTTTCGAATGAACAAGAACCGGCCGCAATCAAACCGAACagtttattaataataaataaataaattatatatatacacacatgtcATGGTATAATAGGTTGAAAAATTAGTTTCACCAAGTTGTAAAGCAATGGATCCCATCCCAATTAGGGCTCACTCACCTCACTCACAACCTCATATCCCTATTCCCCCATTTCAGTTTCACACAGCTGGCCCCACTTGGTTGCACTTTTTTAGTTGTCGCTGCCATTTGGAAAAAAGGAATGTCTGCACTCTATTTTACATAAACCAATATTAGTGGCTACCTTAAATTGAAAATTCTCCCAAGAGGAGTGTCATTACTTTGGTTTAGTGTTCTATGAGTAGAGGAAAAGGGTGGTGCGGTGCATCTATTGCTATGTTGTCTTGTTGCTAGGATATGTGATCTCATGTCAGTTGAAGAGCATTTTGTTTCATCGCTTTTCCTAGGTTTTTTACATAAACTTTATGCCAATTTCttgacaaaagaacaagaaaaaaaaatcatgtggACTTCAAATTGATGCTGCTTGTGGATCAATTTGAGGGACATTCCAAATGGAAATTAGGTAGTTATTCTTCTATTTGGCCAAACCCATTTGTGAAAACATATTGTACAATTCTTGAGGATTTGTGCCATAAATAATTTGAATGCATGATTTGGTGTTCAAATAATTTAGTATTCAGAACTGTAAACTGGCAAGAGCCAAATCGGAACCGGTGTAGACCGAACCGTACTGttctagtaataaatttaagcgGAACAGCACTAAACCAAACCGTTGATATTTTCCGGTTCCAGTTCCGATTCAGGTGTGGAACCGCACCAAACCGCACCATGCCCACCCCTAACCTTAGCCGTGGCTGGGGTCAATCGCCGTATCCTCCTTTCTTTATTCCTTTCCTCTGTTTTTTGTTTCTACTGCTCTCTCCCCCTGCTTTCAACCCAGATCTGTTCTATCCCTCTTTCCTAGTTGGTGTCCCTCTTCTTTGTTCATCTTTATTCCGATTTTCAGCCATGAATATCGTGGAGATCGTGTGTTGAGCTCTGGCGGTTTTACTGGCTCAGGTGTTTCCAACACCGCCACCTTCTCTGGCTTATCTGCCTTTGCCGGCAGCGTTGTTTGTGGGTTTCCATGAACTTCATCCCGATAGCTGGCTTCCGTTCTGTTGTTGCTGGCTATTCGTTCCTTGTGGCTGTGCTCGTGTAGCAGATCAGGGTAGGATGCTGCGTCTAAAGATGAGATACTCAGATGGGGATGAGGAATTGGACAGATTGAGGTTGctacggcgaggacggttgCGGTGGATGTTTATAGCGTTTGCAAAGTTGTTTGTGTGTTTGGTTTGCAATAGTTGGTTGGCTCTGTTGTACTTTGTTTTGTCTTGGCCCACTTTTTGCTTGTCCATGTAttagttttgggcctttgttgtatgtttgtttggttttggtttgtaatAAAAGTTgcactttgacccaaaaaaagaaaaagaaaaaaggaaccAACAAAAGTTTGTGATACCGTGGAGCATGTCAAATATGTGCattgagggaaaaaaaaaaccttgtttCGTACTCAAAATCCAGGCTCACGTAGGTTTTGGGCCAGGTTCATTTGCACTGGTGGCGCCAAGGCCCAATAAAAAAGTGTAATGATCGTGAAGCTGCCCGCAGATTTTCACCCCACTTGGCACTTGGCCGTGGACACTTGACGGCGTCACGGACTCGCAGCTGACACAAATTCGAAGGCAGCGGCAAACAGTGATGGGGTCGTCTAGTACAATGAGAGCGTTAGGAGCAATTGTTCACAGAGTCAGCAATGGCGTCTCCTCCAAGTCCCCAAACTCCTTGGTTCTTCACTGTACATGTCATATATTcttatcttcttcctctctgtgAATTATGAATTTTGCTTTCGAGAGTGAATTTTTAGCTGACTTTTTTATTCAGGGAATGTTCTGCTGAGCAGAAAGTTATCGTATTCATCTGCAATTTCATCATTGCCGCCATGGGTTTCGACCCACATGCACGGCGGCGCTGCAGCGAGAAGAACCATATGGACCGTCGCTCCTCTTTGTATGGGCAGGCGTTCCAGCAAAATCGCCGGCCGAAAGGTCAGCTCTTTCGTTCTGCTTTGtaggtttttattttcttgcacgccaagtgtttgatgaaatgcccGTGTAATGTGTGTCAGGGTTTTGTGACTGTTTGTTGGGTTTGTTTTGAAAGTTGTGGAATTGGTAATGCAGGGGGCTCAAGATGCAAAGAAGGCAAAGCTATATAGCAGGATAGGGAAGGAAGTTGTGTCTGCGTAAGTTAGTCGCTCTGGCCTTCTTTGTATTTTGCTAGTGCTGATTTAGCATTGATTAAAGTCTAATCTTTGTATAAAGACAAATGTTAATCTCCTAGTCATAATCTTTGTATAAAGACAAATGTTAATCTCCTAGTCATACTTATTGAGAATTACACTAGTTTCATAGTTTCAACAATAGGGGGTATTTGGTATAGTGCAGTGCCGGTAACTTTTCGTTGTGCCTTAATGGTGCAGTGTAAAGAAAGGCGGTCCAAGTCCTATATCAAATATGGCCCTGGCAACTGttttggagaaagccaaggagCTTGATGTACCCAAGGAAATTGTCGAGCGCAACATTAAGAAAGCATCTGAGAAAGGACAAGAAGCTTACATTGAGAAAGTATACGAGGTCGGTATCAGTGTCATCTGCTAGATCTTCTTTGGTCCTGCTTAAAAGTTTTATGTTCAACATTAAGGATTATTTTATTGGATCGATACTTTTCTCATGTGACCTGATTTTATGGGTGCTACTATTGTCAGGTATATGGTTTTGGTGGAGCTTGTATGGTAGTCGAGGTCTTGACTGATAAAATAAACCGGTCTGTGGCAGCGGTTAGAGAGGTGGTGAAGGACTGTGGGGCGAAGATGGCTGACTCAGGATCTGTTTTGTTCAAATTCAGGCGTGCTCGGGTTGTAAACATAAAAGCTTCAGATGTTGATAAGGATCAGCTCCTTTCCATTGCTTTAGATGCTGGTGCTGAGGATGTTATAGAACCGCCAGTATATGAAGATGATACCGAAGATAGTTCAGAAAGGTAATTTTCCACTAGAGCTGCATTCCTTATGTAAATATATTTGTGTTGTAACTCTACTTTCTCTGGTTTTTTTAACTGATATATGATTTTGCTAAGTTAACATCATCCAATTGAGTTGTAATTGCCATTGTCCAAGGTATGAGTCTTCTTGACTCACTTTGCCTATGAGCTTACGTTTTCTGTGAAATGCAAGATCTTCACTTCTGGTCAACTTTCATGCTCATTAAATGGGAGCCTCGAGCCTATCCAGTAGTTGAACTCCATTCATACGTGTTATTGTAGGCACCTGGTTCAATCATTGGAATGTTGATATATGCATATTTTCGTGAACACACAGGGGCacgcacgcacacacacacacacacccatcaTTGTGAACTTTTCTCCTTTCGCTATACACAGTTCTTAactttatttagttttttttttttttttttttttgttttgtttctggtAGTTATTTCAAAATCGTAAGCTCATCAGAGAACTACACAACAGTACTTTCAAAGCTACGTGAGGAAGGAGTAAGTTTTGAGACGGATAATGGTTCTGAGCTGCTTCCAATAAGCGCTATTGAGGTTTGTCTCTCCTGCATACATATGACTTTGATCTGTTACAGCCTTATAGCTgggatttcttcttcttttcactATGCGAATTGTATACTTTCTCACAAACTGTCTTCATATTTACAAGTCCATTTTGAGCATTTGAGGTAAAACTACTGGTCTGTTGCAGGTAGATGACGAGGCTATGGATTTGAACAAGGAACTTATGTCCCAATTGCTTGAACTTGATGATGTTGATGCTGTGTATACGGACCAGAAGTGATCAAAATCTCTATCTTTAGTCATCATCTCAGCAATCGAATTGAGCTCTTGGCCTTACAATATTCTTCGATCTGGTTTGTCTTTGGTATCTAACTCAATTGAAGTATATCTGTCGAGATCACTTAAGGAGGAGTGATGGGTGCGGGGTCGTTACCTTACCTTTCTGTTCTCTAGGAAGAAAATTTTGTTGTACTGTATTTTCATACTTGGGAAGTTTGAGGAAGAAGAGCATATATTGAAATGTGCTTGTTATCGGagaacaaataaaagaaatccTTGAATAACAATAGTAATGTTGGGAAATGATTTCCGTTCTTCATTTTGTTTATGGGCCTTGATTCTTCTTACTCTATTCAATCTAATGGCCAGGAATAAAAAGTCcatggaaagaaaagaagagtgcGGAAATCACCTTCATAATATAGTGTTGGTAATGGAAAATGTGAATGGTGTGGCACTAAATTATACCTAGCATCTGGTTGTACATCTTTGCCGGTATATGACTGGAGGTATTGTAACCTAAACTTGTCGAGAATCGTTGTATCGACAATCAACATTGTGCTCACAAAAATCTACAGTAATCGTTGTCACCCTCCCGCCTTCATCTTCGTCTTCCTCTTCTTAAGCATCAATGAAATGAAATGGTATATACAGCAGGGCTTCCATGCACGCCACCTTCAAAACAATGAAATGAATATTACAAAGTTATTTATGGTATATGAGGGAAGCCATAATTAAATTTGGATCTTCTTCCAACATTGAAAAGAGAAATGTCACTTGGTCAAGAAAGGGACGTAAAATTTTGCCACCATTTCTGCACATGGCCTGCATAAACGCTTTCGACCGAGTGACATTTCATAGTGATCTGGCATATGAAGAGAGGGAATCCAATCCACAGTACGTCCACCCCTACAATCGATCTGGCGTATCACCTTCCTTTAATTCAAACCCCCTAACAAGTCACTGTACTCAAGTTTCCCCAATGTGTCTTTTAAGTTTCGGTAATGCAAACAACACGGCCATCAACGAATTTACGGTGATGCACCAAAGACTAATAGATTGGCAAGCTCGAAGAGGTAGGATAGGATGTTATAGTGGTTTGGGACTTCAGAGAATCCATGATAACGTAGCTTTTTGGTTTTTATGGCCGTCCTGTAAGCCTCGGAATCGGTTTGGCAGTGAGGCCGCCTTCTGGAGTGGAGCTTAGCTAACACTGCATAGCCGTCGAAGAGGTGCCGGAAATTGTAGTCTTCAATGTGCCAAAGACCCTGACCATTTCCTTAGGTACGTCCCTCTCTGCATGTAATTAGTTATCCATTTTTTATTTCCCTATGCCGAAAGTATTTTGTGAATTTTTGAATAATTTATAGTAATCTATGTATACCGGCCAACTGATTTCAGTAGGAACTTACCCAAAATCAAAATACATGTTGCACTGGCTGCCCACGGAGGCAGTTTGGTGCCAGAAAATAGAAATGCACTTATGGCTCGTttactaactttttttttaatttttttttattttcagtttttcgtttttttgatttagtatgaaaattaaaaacttttttttttttttttgtaactatTTTCAGATTTCATTGGAagccaaaatttgaaaactttaaaaatttgcTTTCAGCTTTTGGCCTACAGTTTTTATTTTGGGTTAAGTACGTATAACTATTTTATATTTAGGGGTGATTCTAAATTGACTTATGTTACACCCCATTCCCGATTTTAAAAATagtttggatttaaaaaaaaaattatttttgggtctTAATGTGTGTGCTCGTGGGGCTCTCTTTCCATTTTGGTCTCCTTCCTGGCcccctttcttcttttttcctttggaACCATGagtcctctctctccctttctctgcaactctctccttccctccccAAGAATCATCGTACACACAGACCCATTGACAGTCACCACCTCATCCACCCACCTAAACCTCCCCGTGTGATCCACGAAACTTGGAGCAAGGTTGGAGCACACCTAAAACCTCCCCGTTCTTGTGGTGCCGTGGCGTTGCCACTGTGCATCTCCTTCTCCGGTGAGTTTTTGGATTTCCGATGATGATAAGCCTTGAGAATCACCCAAAACTTCTTGGATCGTACTGTGGGTAGTATTTCTAGTTTTTCTAAGACGTTGGGTACGGGAAACATCATTGGAAACTCAAATCCAGTTTCCAGTGAGAAATTGACGACTTTCTAGCCAATTTCaagccaaaccacgacgagttGGCCCAGCGTGCATGGTATCAATCTATTTGTCTCActaagtactacaactttcaaggctttcgaggcatgcatgttcatttgaatcttacccagtttccgacgactTTTGCGACTTTCAAGGCATTTTTCAGCCAAACTGCTACGAATTAGACATCGTGTGAGGTActattctcttcgtctcatcgagaGCTATAACTTTCACTTTTGtttcactcgatttcgttgcttattgacaaagttattaacgtttaaagtttgtcTAATTTTCGGCCGAATTCaggctttttcttttgaatgggTCCAGCGACCCACAGTTTAGTAAACCCAGGCCCTTGGGCCGAACAAATTAGGGCCTTCGGCCCGTTGAAAACTAAACCCAATCCTTTAAAGCctaacccaaaacccttttggAAATTTAGGCCTTTGGGCCTAGGATCTTTCGACCCAAACTCtccaacccaacccaaaccttttatttttattttgtttattttgttttaaaatccAAAGGAATAGGGTCGGGGCTTCAAGCCCAGCCCATTTGAGAACCTTAGTGAGACAGGCATGTGGGCCATTGaaaaaccttttatttttattttgtttattttgttttaaaatccAAAGGAATAGGGCCGGGCCTTCAAGCCCAGCCCATTTGAGATCCTTAGTGAGACAGGCCTTTGGGCCATTGAACCAGCCCAAGACCCACGGGCTTTCAAGCCTAAACCTAATATAACCCAACCCTAAAACCCATTTTAAATTAGAAACCCTTAACCCATTAACCCATTATCCTAAACCCAACCtacctaaacctaaacctaacCCAAGTCCAAACCCTAAGCCCTAAACCCGGTTGGAACATTCCAAGGATATTCCTGAAACCTTCAAAGGAATATTCTCTGGAATGTTCCTGTGTTGAACTTTTACGAAATTTATCCGGGACCCCTCTTAGAGTAATTCGACTTCCTGAATTCGTTTTTGACATTCGTTTTTCCAAATTAAATTGTTTGGATAGAGCTTTATTAATtgtaccctttatgtgcttaggtgcatatATCGTGACGATTCCGTGTTTGCTAGTTTGCGTGGCTTTTCAGCGGCTAAGTATCTATGgatggaccccttctaaaaatgcatgatttgatgattacgttttatgagataacatgcttattgaggctagtttgaattattactatttttcctataacccatgttctttATAGAATATCTTATGGATGATGATataatatttagaacatgtttagaacacctctttatagtatagatgatggatgactttatactatgaagttgcttttcaaataaatgtatgttcaatggttttgtacttacctagtggtcccaATTCTGCTACAGGATGAGGGATAGATTTCGTCCTGGGCGACGGTTacggtgttggcatagggcctgaagATGGTTTTCCTCTGGCAATTAGAACAAGGACGAGGAGCTGGCACGGGGCCCATGGATGATTTTCCTCTGGCAATTAGCATAGAGACGGGGAGTTGGCGAGGGATATTGaacattcactagtgattacgatatatatgagttatgatttgagacattgcacatAATGTTaggtttcagaaaacctatttTTATCATGTtatatgagttttcataaaacctggaggttagtatgttgataactgttttatatatatatatatatatatatatatatatatatatatcaacttggtccactcatgtttgttttgcacctccttcaggacttagaatcgaggcatacaatctcGGCGTCAAGACCGGCGTCAAGAcacttccgcatcggcatcttcgagtcctctcggtgtagg includes:
- the LOC103441161 gene encoding probable transcriptional regulatory protein At2g25830 isoform X1, which codes for MGSSSTMRALGAIVHRVSNGVSSKSPNSLVLHCTWNVLLSRKLSYSSAISSLPPWVSTHMHGGAAARRTIWTVAPLCMGRRSSKIAGRKGAQDAKKAKLYSRIGKEVVSAVKKGGPSPISNMALATVLEKAKELDVPKEIVERNIKKASEKGQEAYIEKVYEVYGFGGACMVVEVLTDKINRSVAAVREVVKDCGAKMADSGSVLFKFRRARVVNIKASDVDKDQLLSIALDAGAEDVIEPPVYEDDTEDSSESYFKIVSSSENYTTVLSKLREEGVSFETDNGSELLPISAIEVDDEAMDLNKELMSQLLELDDVDAVYTDQK
- the LOC103441161 gene encoding probable transcriptional regulatory protein At2g25830 isoform X3, translated to MHGGAAARRTIWTVAPLCMGRRSSKIAGRKGAQDAKKAKLYSRIGKEVVSAVKKGGPSPISNMALATVLEKAKELDVPKEIVERNIKKASEKGQEAYIEKVYEVYGFGGACMVVEVLTDKINRSVAAVREVVKDCGAKMADSGSVLFKFRRARVVNIKASDVDKDQLLSIALDAGAEDVIEPPVYEDDTEDSSESYFKIVSSSENYTTVLSKLREEGVSFETDNGSELLPISAIEVDDEAMDLNKELMSQLLELDDVDAVYTDQK
- the LOC103441161 gene encoding probable transcriptional regulatory protein At2g25830 isoform X2; amino-acid sequence: MGSSSTMRALGAIVHRVSNGVSSKSPNSLVLHWNVLLSRKLSYSSAISSLPPWVSTHMHGGAAARRTIWTVAPLCMGRRSSKIAGRKGAQDAKKAKLYSRIGKEVVSAVKKGGPSPISNMALATVLEKAKELDVPKEIVERNIKKASEKGQEAYIEKVYEVYGFGGACMVVEVLTDKINRSVAAVREVVKDCGAKMADSGSVLFKFRRARVVNIKASDVDKDQLLSIALDAGAEDVIEPPVYEDDTEDSSESYFKIVSSSENYTTVLSKLREEGVSFETDNGSELLPISAIEVDDEAMDLNKELMSQLLELDDVDAVYTDQK